From a single Bos indicus isolate NIAB-ARS_2022 breed Sahiwal x Tharparkar chromosome 11, NIAB-ARS_B.indTharparkar_mat_pri_1.0, whole genome shotgun sequence genomic region:
- the MRPL53 gene encoding large ribosomal subunit protein mL53, producing the protein MAAALARLGLRSVKQVRVQFCPFEKNVESTRTFLQAVSSEKVRSTNLNCSVIADVRHDGSEPCVDVLFGDGHRLIMRGAHLTAQEMLSAFASHIQARGAAASGDKPSASTGR; encoded by the exons ATGGCGGCGGCCTTGGCTCGGCTCGGGCTCCGCTCGGTCAAGCAGGTTCGGGTTCAGTTCTGCCCCTTCGAGAAGAACGTGGAATCGACGAG GACCTTCCTCCAGGCGGTGAGCAGCGAGAAAGTTCGCTCCACGAACCTCAACTGCTCAGTGATTGCGGACGTGAGGCACGACGGCTCCGAGCCTTGCGTGGACGTGCTGTTCG GAGATGGGCATCGCTTGATTATGCGCGGCGCTCACCTGACCGCCCAGGAAATGCTCAGTGCTTTCGCCTCCCACATCCAGGCCAGGGGCGCGGCGGCGAGCGGGGACAAGCCTAGCGCCAGTACTGGGCGCTGA
- the MOGS gene encoding mannosyl-oligosaccharide glucosidase, with protein sequence MARGDRRRRGAPADGPRTAERAARGGPVRRDGRGGRARGAAGGAALALVVLSLALGLSGRWLLAWYRSRRAVMLHSAPPALPPDSSSPTVAPDLFWGTYRPHVYFGMKTRSPQPLLTGLMWAQQGTTPGTPKLRHTCEQGDGVGPYGWEFHDGVSFGRQHIQDGALRLTTEFVKRPGGQHGGDWSWRVTVEPQASGTSALPLVSLFFYVVTDGKEVLVPEVGAKGQLKFISGHTSELGDFRFTLLAPTSPGDTTPKYGSYNVFWSSNPGLPLLTEMVKSRLNNWFQHRPPGASPERYLGLPGSLKWDDRGPSGQGQGQGQFLIQQVTLKVPCSVELVFESGSARTGGSQALEQLAGSLLTHALESHAEAFRERFEKTFRLKEKGLSPEEQALGQGALSGLLGGIGYFYGQGLVLPDMEVEGSEQKVDPVLFPSVPLFTAVPSRSFFPRGFLWDEGFHQLVIQRWDPRLTREAIGHWLGLLNANGWIGREQVLGDEARARVPSEFLVQRTAHANPPTLLLPVAHMLDGGDPADLAFLRRAFPRLRAWFSWLHHSQAGPVPLSYRWRGRDPALPTLLNPKTLPSGLDDYPRASHPSASERHLDLRCWVALGSRVLMRLAEQLGEAEAAAELGPLAASLGAEESLDELHWAPELGVFADFGNHTKAVQLKPRPPQGLMRVVGRPHPHLQYVDALGYVSLFPFLLRLLDPNSPRLGPMLDVLADRRQLWSPFGLRSLAASSPFYSQRNSEHDPPYWRGAVWLNVNYLALGALHYYGHLEGPHQARAARLHGELRANLVGNVRRQYQATGFLWEQYSDQDGRGMGCRPFQGWTSLVLLAMAEDY encoded by the exons ATGGCTCGGGGTGACCGGCGGCGCCGCGGAGCGCCGGCGGACGGACCGCGGACGGCAGAGAGGGCGGCTCGGGGAGGCCCCGTACGGCGGGATGGCCGGGGCGGCAGGGCCCGGGGCGCGGCTGGGGGCGCGGCTCTGGCCTTAGTGGTCCTGTCTCTGGCCCTGGGCCTGTCCGGCCGCTGGCTTCTGGCGTGGTACCGTTCGCGGCGGGCTGTCATGCTGCACTCCGCGCCGCCGGCGCTGCCTCCCGACTCTTCCAGCCCTACAGTGGCTCCGGACCTCTTCTGGGGCACCTACCGCCCTCACGTCTACTTCGGCATGAAGACCCGAAGCCCGCAGCCTCTCCTCACCG GACTGATGTGGGCGCAGCAAGGCACCACCCCAGGGACCCCTAAGCTCAGGCACACGTGTGAGCAGGGGGACGGCGTGGGTCCCTATGGCTGGGAGTTCCACGACGGTGTCTCCTTCGGGCGGCAACACATCCAGGATGGGGCCTTAAGGCTCACCACTGAGTTCGTCAAGAGGCCTGGGGGTCAGCACGGAGGGGACTGGAGCTGGAGAGTGACTGTAGAGCCTCAG GCCTCAGGTACTTCTGCCCTCCCTTTGGTGTCCCTGTTCTTCTATGTGGTAACAGATGGCAAAGAAGTCCTTGTGCCAGAGGTTGGGGCTAAGGGGCAGTTGAAGTTCATCAGTGGGCACACCAGTGAACTTGGTGACTTCCGCTTTACACTTCTGGCACCAACCAGTCCAGGAGATACCACCCCCAAGTATGGCAG CTACAATGTCTTCTGGTCCTCCAATCCAGGACTTCCCTTGCTGACAGAGATGGTGAAGAGTCGCCTAAATAACTGGTTTCAGCATCGGCCCCCAGGGGCTTCCCCTGAACGCTACCTCGGCTTGCCAGGATCTCTGAAGTGGGACGACAGAGGCCCAAGTGGGCAAGGACAGGGACAAGGGCAATTTTTGATACAACAGGTGACACTGAAAGTCCCCTGTTCTGTGGAGCTGGTGTTTGAATCAGGCAGCGCCCGGACAGGAGGCAGCCAAGCCCTAGAGCAGCTGGCAGGCAGCCTGCTGACCCACGCCCTCGAAAGCCATGCTGAAGCCTTTAGAGAGCGCTTTGAGAAGACTTTCCGGCTAAAGGAGAAGGGCCTGAGTCCTGAGGAGCAGGCTTTGGGTCAGGGTGCCCTCAGTGGCCTTCTTGGTGGGATTGGCTACTTCTATGGTCAGGGTCTGGTGTTGCCAGACATGGAGGTTGAGGGGTCTGAGCAGAAGGTGGACCCAGTCCTCTTTCCATCTGTCCCTCTTTTCACAGCAGTGCCCTCTCGGTCATTCTTCCCAAGAGGCTTCCTTTGGGATGAGGGCTTTCACCAGCTGGTGATCCAACGGTGGGATCCCCGGCTCACCCGGGAAGCCATAGGCCACTGGCTGGGGCTGCTTAATGCCAATGGCTGGATTGGGCGGGAGCAGGTGCTGGGGGATGAGGCCAGAGCCCGGGTGCCCTCAGAGTTCCTGGTGCAAAGGACAGCCCATGCCAACCCCCCAACCCTGCTTTTGCCCGTAGCCCACATGCTAGATGGTGGTGACCCTGCTGACTTGGCCTTCCTCCGCAGGGCCTTCCCTCGCCTGCGTGCCTGGTTCTCCTGGCTTCATCACAGCCAGGCCGGGCCAGTGCCACTATCTTACCGCTGGCGCGGCCGGGACCCAGCCTTGCCAACCCTACTAAACCCCAAGACGCTGCCTTCGGGGCTGGATGACTATCCCCGGGCTTCACACCCCTCAGCCAGTGAGCGGCACCTGGATCTGCGGTGCTGGGTGGCCCTAGGTTCCCGTGTGCTGATGCGGCTAGCAGAGCAGTTGGGAGAGGCTGAGGCAGCTGCAGAGCTGGGCCCACTGGCTGCCTCCCTGGGAGCAGAGGAGAGCCTGGATGAGCTGCATTGGGCCCCAGAGCTAGGAGTCTTTGCAGACTTTGGGAACCATACAAAAGCAGTGCAGCTGAAGCCTCGGCCCCCTCAGGGGCTGATGCGGGTGGTGGGCCGGCCCCACCCTCACTTACAGTATGTGGATGCCTTGGGCTACGTCAGTCTTTTCCCCTTTCTGCTGCGGCTGCTGGACCCCAATTCACCTCGCCTTGGACCCATGCTGGATGTTCTAGCTGATCGGCGTCAACTCTGGAGCCCCTTTGGTTTGCGCTCTCTTGCAGCATCCAGCCCCTTTTACAGCCAGCGCAATTCAGAGCATGATCCTCCCTACTGGCGAGGTGCTGTGTGGCTCAATGTGAACTACCTGGCACTGGGGGCTCTGCACTACTATGGGCACCTGGAGGGTCCCCACCAGGCTCGTGCTGCCAGGCTCCACGGAGAGCTCCGTGCCAATCTGGTGGGCAATGTGAGACGGCAGTACCAGGCCACAGGCTTCCTGTGGGAGCAGTACAGTGACCAGGATGGGCGAGGCATGGGCTGCCGCCCTTTCCAGGGCTGGACCAGCCTTGTCCTACTGGCCATGGCTGAAGACTACTGA
- the WBP1 gene encoding WW domain-binding protein 1 isoform X1 produces MARATGGNGSEEAWGALRVRQQQSLAASSLEGAIWRRDGTQNHALDAILYHPQQSHLLRELCPGVNNQPYLCESGHCCGETGCCTYYYELWWFWLLWTVLILFSCCCAFRHRRAKLRLQQQQRQREINLLAYHGACHGAGPVPAGSLLDLRLLSAFKPPAYEDVVHRPGTPPPPYTAATGCPSTASSQCTCCSSASSCPARHEGTNVEDVSSHQSAPPHQEGELGAGVSPAPTPPSCRYRRLTGDSGIELCPCPDSSEGEPVKEARVSATSQEVEDQSPCARPLNPAPQVSPVGLASSEGDIP; encoded by the exons ATGGCTCGGGCTACCGGCGGGAACGGCAGCGAGGAGGCCTGGGGGGCACTTCGGGTGCGGCAACAGCAG AGTCTGGCAGCGTCTTCTCTTGAGGGAGCAATTTGGAGAAGAGATGGAACCCAGAATCACGCCCTGGATGCCATCCTTTATCATCCACAGCAATCCCATCTG CTTCGAGAGCTGTGCCCAGGAGTGAACAACCAGCCCTACCTCTGTGAGAGTGGTCACTGCTGTGGGGAGACTGGCTGCTGCACGTACTACTATGAGCTCTGGT GGTTCTGGCTGCTCTGGACTGTCCTCATTCTCTTTAGCTGCTGTTGCGCCTTCCGCCATCGACGAGCTAAACTccggctgcagcagcagcagcggcagcgtGAGATCAACTTGTTGGCCTACCATGGGGCATGCCATGGGGCTGGCCCTGTCCCTGCTGGCTCACTGCTTGACCTTC GCCTCCTCAGCGCCTTCAAACCCCCAGCCTATGAGGATGTGGTTCACCGCCCAGGCACACCACCGCCTCCTTACACTGCAGCCACTGGCTGCCCCTCGACTGCTTCCAGCCAGTGCACCTGCTGCTCCTCCGCTTCCAGCTGTCCTGCCCGCCACGAGGGAACAAACGTGGAAGACGTTTCCTCCCACCAGAGTGCCCCTCCTCATCAGGAGGGTGAGCTTGGGGCAGGAGTGAGCCCTGCCCCCACACCCCCCTCCTGCCGCTATCGCCGCCTGACTGGTGACTCAGGTATTGAGCTCTGCCCTTGTCCTGACTCCAGCGAGGGTGAGCCAGTCAAGGAGGCTAGGGTTAGTGCCACCTCACAAGAGGTGGAGGACCAGTCCCCTTGTGCACGGCCCCTAAATCCTGCCCCCCAAGTCTCTCCTGTGGGGCTGGCTTCCAGTGAAGGGGACATCCCATGA
- the WBP1 gene encoding WW domain-binding protein 1 isoform X2 translates to MARATGGNGSEEAWGALRVRQQQLRELCPGVNNQPYLCESGHCCGETGCCTYYYELWWFWLLWTVLILFSCCCAFRHRRAKLRLQQQQRQREINLLAYHGACHGAGPVPAGSLLDLRLLSAFKPPAYEDVVHRPGTPPPPYTAATGCPSTASSQCTCCSSASSCPARHEGTNVEDVSSHQSAPPHQEGELGAGVSPAPTPPSCRYRRLTGDSGIELCPCPDSSEGEPVKEARVSATSQEVEDQSPCARPLNPAPQVSPVGLASSEGDIP, encoded by the exons ATGGCTCGGGCTACCGGCGGGAACGGCAGCGAGGAGGCCTGGGGGGCACTTCGGGTGCGGCAACAGCAG CTTCGAGAGCTGTGCCCAGGAGTGAACAACCAGCCCTACCTCTGTGAGAGTGGTCACTGCTGTGGGGAGACTGGCTGCTGCACGTACTACTATGAGCTCTGGT GGTTCTGGCTGCTCTGGACTGTCCTCATTCTCTTTAGCTGCTGTTGCGCCTTCCGCCATCGACGAGCTAAACTccggctgcagcagcagcagcggcagcgtGAGATCAACTTGTTGGCCTACCATGGGGCATGCCATGGGGCTGGCCCTGTCCCTGCTGGCTCACTGCTTGACCTTC GCCTCCTCAGCGCCTTCAAACCCCCAGCCTATGAGGATGTGGTTCACCGCCCAGGCACACCACCGCCTCCTTACACTGCAGCCACTGGCTGCCCCTCGACTGCTTCCAGCCAGTGCACCTGCTGCTCCTCCGCTTCCAGCTGTCCTGCCCGCCACGAGGGAACAAACGTGGAAGACGTTTCCTCCCACCAGAGTGCCCCTCCTCATCAGGAGGGTGAGCTTGGGGCAGGAGTGAGCCCTGCCCCCACACCCCCCTCCTGCCGCTATCGCCGCCTGACTGGTGACTCAGGTATTGAGCTCTGCCCTTGTCCTGACTCCAGCGAGGGTGAGCCAGTCAAGGAGGCTAGGGTTAGTGCCACCTCACAAGAGGTGGAGGACCAGTCCCCTTGTGCACGGCCCCTAAATCCTGCCCCCCAAGTCTCTCCTGTGGGGCTGGCTTCCAGTGAAGGGGACATCCCATGA
- the INO80B gene encoding INO80 complex subunit B: MSECVSTIYSPLSSQGPMSKLWRRGSTSGAMEAPEPGEALELSLAGAHGHGVHKKKHKKHKKKHKKKHYQEEEAGPTQQSPAKPQLKLKIKLGGQVLGTKSVPTFTVIPEGPRSPSPLMVVDNEEEPVEGVPLEQYRAWLDEDSNLSPSPLRDLSGGLGGQEEEEEQRWLDALEKGELDDNGDLKKEINERLLTARQRALLQKARSQPSPMLSLPVAGGCPAPALTEEMLLKREERARKRRLQAARRAEEHKNQTIERLTKTAAPSGRGGRGASRGERRGGRAVAPAPMVRYSSGAQGSTLSFPPGIPAPAPVSQRPSPSGPPPRCSVPGCPHPRRYACSRTGQALCSLQCYRINLQMRLGGPEGPGSPLLAT, from the exons ATGTCTGAATGTGTTTCGACTATTTACAGCCCCCTTTCCTCGCAGGGCCCCATGAGTAAGCTGTGGCGGCGCGGGAGCACCTCTGGGGCTATGGAGGCCCCTGAGCCTG GGGAAGCCCTGGAGTTGAGTCTAGCGGGTGCCCACGGCCACGGAGTGCACAAGAAAAAGCACAAGAAACACaagaagaaacacaagaaaaaacaCTACCAGGAAGAGGAGGCTGGGCCAACGCAGCAGTCTCCTGCCAAGCCCCAGCTCAAACTCAAAATCAAGTTGGGCGGGCAGGTCTTGGGCACCAAGAG TGTTCCTACCTTCACTGTGATCCCTGAAGGTCCTCGCTCACCCTCTCCCCTTATGGTTGTGGACAATGAAGAGGAACCTGTGGAAGGAGTCCCCCTTGAGCAGTACCGTGCCTGGCTGG ATGAAGACAGTAAtctgtccccctccccactgcGGGACCTATCCGGGGGGTTAGGAggtcaggaggaagaggaagaacagAGGTGGCtggatgccttggagaagggggAGCTGGATGACAATGGAGATCTCAAAAAGGAGATCAATGAACGGCTGCTCACCGCTCGGCAG CGAGCTCTGCTGCAGAAGGCTCGAAGTCAGCCTTCCCCGATGCTGTCACTACCTGTGGCTGGGGGCTGCCCGGCCCCCGCTCTCACCGAAGAAATGCTGCTGAAGCGTGAGGAGCGGGCACGGAAGAGGCGGCTGCAGGCAGCTCGGCGGGCCGAGGAGCACAAGAACCAGACTATCGAGCGCCTCACCAAGACTGCGGCGCCCAGTGGGCGGGGAGGCCGAGGGGCCTCCCGGGGCGAGCGGCGGGGAGGGCGGGCGGTGGCCCCAGCCCCCATGGTGCGCTACAGCAGCGGGGCACAgggttccaccctctccttcccgccTGGCATCCCTGCCCCCGCGCCTGTGTCTCAGCGGCCATCCCCATCTGGCCCACCTCCTCGATGCTCTGTCCCCGGCTGTCCCCATCCGCGCCGCTATGCCTGCTCGCGCACGGGCCAGGCACTCTGCAGCCTTCAGTGCTATCGCATCAATTTGCAGATGCGGCTAGGTGGGCCTGAGGGCCCCGGATCCCCACTTCTGGCTACttaa